In Borreliella mayonii, the following proteins share a genomic window:
- a CDS encoding DUF261 domain-containing protein — translation MLINKIKQDNRTLRPEIQKWGCYFLCLHYYTSLFKQREFNAYEINAAYYRFIGLGYIKSNCFIINPCMILNYYGIRSSVRYESLNYLGAANEFEISEVKIDKVNGYHFIATKNKEILYDSLDLKPRGKIFKVTSKRIFKLK, via the coding sequence ATGCTTATTAATAAAATAAAACAAGATAATAGAACTTTAAGACCGGAGATACAAAAATGGGGTTGTTACTTTTTGTGTCTACATTACTATACAAGTCTATTTAAGCAACGTGAATTTAATGCGTATGAGATAAATGCAGCGTATTATAGATTTATAGGACTTGGATATATTAAGAGCAATTGTTTTATTATAAATCCATGTATGATACTTAATTACTACGGAATTAGAAGTAGCGTGAGATATGAGTCTTTAAATTATTTAGGTGCAGCCAATGAATTTGAAATAAGTGAAGTTAAAATCGATAAGGTTAATGGATATCACTTTATAGCAACAAAAAATAAAGAAATATTATATGATTCACTTGACTTAAAGCCACGTGGAAAAATATTTAAAGTAACTTCAAAGCGTATATTTAAACTGAAATAG
- a CDS encoding TM2 domain-containing protein: MSKAVDEIYCHSCGKTIKKDAEICISCGVKNKQAENYNKLIVFLLCLFLGYLGVHRFYVGKIGTGMLYLFTFGFLYIGALIDLIRIATNKFECK, translated from the coding sequence ATGTCAAAAGCTGTTGACGAAATATATTGCCATTCTTGTGGCAAAACAATTAAAAAAGATGCTGAAATTTGTATTTCTTGCGGGGTCAAAAATAAACAGGCTGAAAACTACAATAAACTTATAGTATTTTTACTATGCTTATTTCTTGGTTACTTAGGAGTTCACAGATTTTATGTAGGGAAAATAGGAACTGGTATGTTATACCTATTTACATTTGGATTTTTATATATTGGTGCTTTAATCGATCTCATTAGAATAGCAACAAATAAGTTTGAATGTAAATAA
- a CDS encoding DUF244 domain-containing protein: MENLSNNNNQEIQNNIQGDLKMISINQQSFTGCEIFEEKSSPIKEKSKLSKIGKKLPGISSQECFRFNRNIDFSVQRNKLDKYGASEVGNILVGGAGLKDLMINRVLKYFNMSLPFEENLYMFKGKELENLGFREFVKAYGDNIDILYKNKYANGVDKYNYFKKMGSSETLVGSTIDGWFINNNGDLELLEIKSSDSNYMSSAIVEYNKNDNFLSSKYFFKYYVQAQMQLACTGLKYCNLFFLIDAAPINCKIKRDEALISKVFEFVNKCELEIINLKKDIYSNYREEYLMAHNFNEDTFIKLVEDLVERSDFYSSGVEFDWAREFIEYVDCADLEIKDNQSAENLAYDLMEINSLQKELNRIQNENKKREKPIKDRLKMLIYNITNTYPLIEQLNYKFGEFVFTLDPKKRAISDRLKGLLPTSGTVFFPSNIAFANNVSVPM, from the coding sequence ATGGAAAATCTTTCAAACAATAATAATCAAGAAATACAAAATAATATTCAAGGAGATCTCAAAATGATAAGTATTAATCAACAAAGTTTTACTGGTTGTGAAATATTTGAGGAAAAATCTTCTCCCATTAAAGAAAAAAGTAAATTAAGTAAGATAGGTAAGAAATTACCAGGAATAAGTAGTCAAGAATGTTTTAGATTTAATCGCAATATTGATTTTAGTGTGCAAAGAAACAAGTTAGATAAATACGGTGCTAGTGAAGTAGGCAATATTCTTGTTGGAGGTGCTGGGCTGAAAGATTTAATGATAAACAGAGTGCTTAAATATTTTAATATGAGCCTACCTTTTGAAGAGAATTTATATATGTTCAAGGGCAAAGAGTTAGAGAATTTAGGATTTAGAGAGTTTGTTAAAGCATACGGCGATAATATTGATATTTTATATAAAAATAAATATGCCAACGGTGTTGATAAGTATAATTATTTCAAAAAAATGGGAAGTTCAGAAACTTTAGTGGGCTCAACAATTGATGGCTGGTTTATTAATAATAATGGCGATTTAGAACTATTAGAGATTAAAAGTAGCGACTCTAATTATATGAGTAGTGCTATTGTTGAGTACAATAAAAATGACAATTTTTTAAGCAGTAAATATTTTTTCAAATATTATGTACAAGCACAAATGCAGCTAGCATGCACTGGGCTTAAGTATTGTAATTTGTTCTTTTTAATAGATGCTGCACCAATTAACTGTAAGATTAAAAGAGATGAGGCCTTAATATCAAAAGTGTTTGAATTTGTTAATAAATGTGAATTAGAAATTATAAATTTGAAAAAAGATATTTATAGTAACTATAGAGAGGAATACTTAATGGCACATAATTTTAACGAGGATACGTTTATAAAACTTGTTGAAGATTTAGTAGAAAGGAGTGATTTTTATAGTTCTGGAGTTGAGTTTGATTGGGCAAGAGAATTTATAGAATATGTTGATTGTGCAGATCTTGAAATTAAGGATAATCAATCTGCTGAAAATCTTGCGTATGATTTAATGGAGATTAATAGTCTACAAAAAGAATTAAATAGAATCCAAAACGAAAATAAAAAAAGAGAAAAGCCCATTAAAGATAGGTTGAAGATGCTAATTTACAATATTACAAATACATATCCACTAATTGAGCAGTTAAATTATAAATTTGGAGAGTTTGTGTTTACTCTTGACCCTAAGAAAAGGGCAATATCAGATAGATTAAAGGGACTATTACCAACAAGTGGTACAGTATTTTTCCCTAGCAATATAGCATTTGCAAATAATGTTAGTGTCCCCATGTGA
- a CDS encoding tyrosine-type recombinase/integrase, producing the protein MDMNNYLNLNNFNIDFMLKLLQDHQKLINENKILKNSLKISSKPTKKASKPTPKFYLTPKIGKLIEKCIKTLKQADPISGWFLHLLAISGCRGTELQKVKMQDISTFLSKNGKTLYNIKVNVAKKRNVTCIREIVINSEEFEAIQTAHKNHFNEKNLDTRRTYFFQKSKHKFKDNQISIIHISNKFKNLLKKSGFRVNKSLHLCRNLFISNLKSNGYNSFQIKELIKYSSTNEIDNIYGLSSANKIQAYECAKKCLKL; encoded by the coding sequence ATGGACATGAATAATTATCTTAATTTAAATAATTTCAACATAGATTTTATGCTCAAATTATTACAAGATCATCAAAAACTAATAAATGAAAATAAAATTCTTAAAAATTCACTAAAAATTTCTTCTAAGCCTACTAAAAAAGCTTCAAAGCCAACTCCTAAATTTTATTTGACCCCAAAAATTGGCAAACTAATTGAAAAATGCATCAAAACTCTTAAACAAGCTGATCCAATATCTGGTTGGTTTTTACATTTACTCGCAATAAGTGGCTGCAGGGGCACCGAACTGCAAAAAGTAAAAATGCAAGATATTTCAACTTTTTTAAGCAAAAATGGAAAAACTTTATACAACATAAAAGTAAATGTGGCAAAAAAAAGAAATGTAACTTGTATTAGAGAAATTGTTATCAACTCAGAAGAGTTCGAGGCTATCCAAACAGCACACAAAAATCATTTTAATGAGAAAAATCTTGATACAAGACGTACTTATTTTTTTCAAAAATCCAAACATAAGTTTAAAGACAACCAAATTAGCATTATCCATATTTCTAATAAATTTAAAAATCTTCTTAAAAAATCGGGGTTTCGTGTAAATAAATCTCTCCATCTATGTCGAAATTTATTTATTTCAAATTTGAAATCCAACGGCTACAATTCTTTTCAAATTAAAGAACTTATAAAATATTCTTCAACCAATGAAATTGATAATATCTACGGCCTATCTTCTGCTAATAAAATTCAAGCTTATGAATGTGCTAAAAAGTGCCTTAAACTTTAG